A window of Castanea sativa cultivar Marrone di Chiusa Pesio chromosome 1, ASM4071231v1 contains these coding sequences:
- the LOC142622864 gene encoding class V chitinase-like, which yields MASKSLPYIFSTLIVLLQLQFSAGQTEVKAAYWYSGSGLSVSSIDSTLFTHLFCAFADLDSTTYQVSISSSNLAQFSTFTTTVQQTNPSVQTLLSIGGGGASVTTFAAMASQASTRASFINSSIQLARSYNFYGLDLDWEYPSTATEFTNLGLLLDEWRAAVASEATSSGNTPLLLVAAFYYSSDYSGLTYPIQDISNSLDWVNVMAYDFIAPGWSPTVTGPPAALYNPTSQVSGDSGITAWIEAGVSATKLVLGLPFYGYAWTLVNADDNGIFAPANGAAISSDGSIAYSDILDFISQNSATTVYNSTFVTNYCYSGTTWIGYDDTNSTSTKVTYAKGKGLLGYFAWQLGQDPNFVLSQAASSAWGASLELRDQM from the exons ATGGCTTCCAAATCCCTTCCCTATATTTTTTCCACTCTCATTGTCCTTCTCCAACTACAATTCTCTGCCGGACAAACTGAAGTGAAAGCCGCATACTGGTATTCTGGCTCAGGGTTGTCTGTTTCAAGCATAGATTCCACACTCTTCACCCATCTATTTTGTGCCTTTGCCGACCTTGACTCAACCACATACCAAGTTTCCATTTCTTCCTCAAACTTGGCCCAGTTCTCAACCTTCACCACCACTGTGCAACAAACAAACCCCTCAGTTCAAACCCTCTTATCCATTGGTGGAGGAGGCGCTAGTGTTACAACTTTTGCTGCTATGGCTAGTCAAGCAAGTACTCGCGCATCATTCATAAATTCCTCTATACAACTAGCAAGGTCTTACAACTTTTATGGCCTTGACCTTGACTGGGAGTATCCTTCTACAGCTACTGAATTTACCAACCTTGGTTTACTTCTAGACGAGTGGAGAGCTGCAGTGGCTAGTGAGGCCACAAGCTCTGGCAATACACCATTGCTTCTGGTTGCAGCTTTCTATTACTCTTCAGACTATTCCGGTTTGACTTATCCAATTCAGGATATATCAAACAGCTTGGACTGGGTCAATGTTATGGCCTATGACTTTATTGCACCTGGTTGGTCACCAACTGTGACTGGACCACCTGCTGCGTTGTACAATCCAACAAGCCAAGTTAGCGGAGATAGTGGCATCACAGCTTGGATTGAAGCTGGTGTTTCAGCCACTAAATTGGTACTCGGGCTTCCATTTTATGGCTACGCATGGACTCTAGTAAATGCTGATGACAATGGAATATTTGCTCCGGCTAATGGAGCTGCCATATCCTCAGATGGGTCAATAGCTTATAGCGACATCTTGGATTTCATATCCCAGAATAGTGCCACAACAGTGTATAATTCCACGTTTGTTACAAACTATTGCTATTCTGGGACGACATGGATTGGTTACGATGATACGAATAGTACATCTACCAAGGTTACATATGCTAAGGGAAAAGGATTGCTTGGCTACTTTGCGTGGCAGCTTGGTCAGGACCCAAATTTCGTTCTTTCTCAAGCAG CTTCAAGTGCATGGGGAGCGAGCTTAGAATTAAGAGATCAGATGTAA
- the LOC142622517 gene encoding uncharacterized protein LOC142622517 isoform X4: MSCLNCYFVIISLGEEHVAYQHLDFPLIKVSIVGGRPFSCGGEQLFRKKLLSARYGVQDMDGSARRICNAALGAPEDHFVILLAHNGPTGLGSNLNDICGKDWVFGGGDHGDPDLEQAISLLKETGKSCVPLVVFGHMHKELAYRKGLRKMIVVGDDNTIYLNGAIVPRVKRLNNEQGTGNRSFMNDKTPVLTPESEGTMRAFTLVEILDGRVEKITESWVSVVGDNTTLAEEQLLFKRVS; encoded by the exons ATGTCATGCTTGAATTGTTACTTTGTAATAATCAGTCTTGGTGAGGAGCATGTAGCTTATCAACATTTAGACTTTCCCTTGATAAAAGTAAGCATTGTTGGTGGACGGCCATTTTCCTGTGGAGGGGAGCAGTTGTTTCGAAAAAAGCTTCTATCTGCAAG ATATGGTGTCCAAGACATGGATGGAAGTGCTAGGAGGATCTGTAATGCTGCTTTGGGCGCACCAGAGGATCATTTTGTCATATTGCTTGCACATAATGGACCCACAG GgcttggttctaatttgaatgatATTTGTGGAAAGGACTGGGTTTTTGGGGGTGGTGACCATGGTGATCCAG ATCTAGAACAGGCAATATCCCTCCTAAAAGAGACTGGCAAATCATGCGTCCCACTGGTCGTGTTTGGTCACATGCATAAGGAGCTGGCATATAGAAAGGGTCTCCGGAAAATGATTGTGGTTGGGGATGACAACACTATATACCTGAATGGGGCTATTGTTCCTAGGGTTAAAAGACTGAATAATGAACAAGGAACTGGAAACAGAAGCTTCATGAATGATAAAACTCCTGTATTGACACCAGAGTCTGAAGGTACAATGCGAGCCTTCACATTAGTGGAGATCTTAGATGGAAGAGTGGAAAAGATTACAGAGAGTTGGGTTTCAGTTGTTGGAGATAACACCACATTAGCAGAAGAGCAACTGTTATTTAAAAGGGTCAGTTAG
- the LOC142622517 gene encoding uncharacterized protein LOC142622517 isoform X1 has translation MLRTLLHAPTLCCLSGSSPSNSTSSNLSRPSMATSARIAVIGDIHNDWNLQEDTKALQFLRPDLVLFTGDFGEENVELVQSVASLEFAKAAILGNHDAWYTQQFSGKRKDGVQLQLECLGEEHVAYQHLDFPLIKVSIVGGRPFSCGGEQLFRKKLLSARYGVQDMDGSARRICNAALGAPEDHFVILLAHNGPTGLGSNLNDICGKDWVFGGGDHGDPDLEQAISLLKETGKSCVPLVVFGHMHKELAYRKGLRKMIVVGDDNTIYLNGAIVPRVKRLNNEQGTGNRSFMNDKTPVLTPESEGTMRAFTLVEILDGRVEKITESWVSVVGDNTTLAEEQLLFKRVS, from the exons ATGTTAAGGACGTTGCTACACGCGCCCACTCTGTGCTGTCTCTCCGGTTCTTCTCCCTCCAATTCCACTTCCTCCAACCTTTCACGCCCTTCCATGGCCACTTCTGCTCGAATCGCAGTCATCGGAGACATT cATAATGATTGGAATCTACAAGAAGATACCAAAGCACTTCAATTTCTTCGG CCAGATCTGGTGCTGTTTACAG GTGATTTTGGTGAGGAGAATGTTGAACTTGTCCAAAGTGTTGCCAGTCTTGAATTTGCTAAAGCAGCTATTTTGGGAAACCATGATGCCTGGTATACTCAACAGTTTTCTGGAAA GAGGAAGGATGGAGTTCAACTTCAGCTTGAGTG TCTTGGTGAGGAGCATGTAGCTTATCAACATTTAGACTTTCCCTTGATAAAAGTAAGCATTGTTGGTGGACGGCCATTTTCCTGTGGAGGGGAGCAGTTGTTTCGAAAAAAGCTTCTATCTGCAAG ATATGGTGTCCAAGACATGGATGGAAGTGCTAGGAGGATCTGTAATGCTGCTTTGGGCGCACCAGAGGATCATTTTGTCATATTGCTTGCACATAATGGACCCACAG GgcttggttctaatttgaatgatATTTGTGGAAAGGACTGGGTTTTTGGGGGTGGTGACCATGGTGATCCAG ATCTAGAACAGGCAATATCCCTCCTAAAAGAGACTGGCAAATCATGCGTCCCACTGGTCGTGTTTGGTCACATGCATAAGGAGCTGGCATATAGAAAGGGTCTCCGGAAAATGATTGTGGTTGGGGATGACAACACTATATACCTGAATGGGGCTATTGTTCCTAGGGTTAAAAGACTGAATAATGAACAAGGAACTGGAAACAGAAGCTTCATGAATGATAAAACTCCTGTATTGACACCAGAGTCTGAAGGTACAATGCGAGCCTTCACATTAGTGGAGATCTTAGATGGAAGAGTGGAAAAGATTACAGAGAGTTGGGTTTCAGTTGTTGGAGATAACACCACATTAGCAGAAGAGCAACTGTTATTTAAAAGGGTCAGTTAG
- the LOC142622517 gene encoding uncharacterized protein LOC142622517 isoform X2, translating into MLRTLLHAPTLCCLSGSSPSNSTSSNLSRPSMATSARIAVIGDIHNDWNLQEDTKALQFLRPDLVLFTGDFGEENVELVQSVASLEFAKAAILGNHDAWYTQQFSGNLGEEHVAYQHLDFPLIKVSIVGGRPFSCGGEQLFRKKLLSARYGVQDMDGSARRICNAALGAPEDHFVILLAHNGPTGLGSNLNDICGKDWVFGGGDHGDPDLEQAISLLKETGKSCVPLVVFGHMHKELAYRKGLRKMIVVGDDNTIYLNGAIVPRVKRLNNEQGTGNRSFMNDKTPVLTPESEGTMRAFTLVEILDGRVEKITESWVSVVGDNTTLAEEQLLFKRVS; encoded by the exons ATGTTAAGGACGTTGCTACACGCGCCCACTCTGTGCTGTCTCTCCGGTTCTTCTCCCTCCAATTCCACTTCCTCCAACCTTTCACGCCCTTCCATGGCCACTTCTGCTCGAATCGCAGTCATCGGAGACATT cATAATGATTGGAATCTACAAGAAGATACCAAAGCACTTCAATTTCTTCGG CCAGATCTGGTGCTGTTTACAG GTGATTTTGGTGAGGAGAATGTTGAACTTGTCCAAAGTGTTGCCAGTCTTGAATTTGCTAAAGCAGCTATTTTGGGAAACCATGATGCCTGGTATACTCAACAGTTTTCTGGAAA TCTTGGTGAGGAGCATGTAGCTTATCAACATTTAGACTTTCCCTTGATAAAAGTAAGCATTGTTGGTGGACGGCCATTTTCCTGTGGAGGGGAGCAGTTGTTTCGAAAAAAGCTTCTATCTGCAAG ATATGGTGTCCAAGACATGGATGGAAGTGCTAGGAGGATCTGTAATGCTGCTTTGGGCGCACCAGAGGATCATTTTGTCATATTGCTTGCACATAATGGACCCACAG GgcttggttctaatttgaatgatATTTGTGGAAAGGACTGGGTTTTTGGGGGTGGTGACCATGGTGATCCAG ATCTAGAACAGGCAATATCCCTCCTAAAAGAGACTGGCAAATCATGCGTCCCACTGGTCGTGTTTGGTCACATGCATAAGGAGCTGGCATATAGAAAGGGTCTCCGGAAAATGATTGTGGTTGGGGATGACAACACTATATACCTGAATGGGGCTATTGTTCCTAGGGTTAAAAGACTGAATAATGAACAAGGAACTGGAAACAGAAGCTTCATGAATGATAAAACTCCTGTATTGACACCAGAGTCTGAAGGTACAATGCGAGCCTTCACATTAGTGGAGATCTTAGATGGAAGAGTGGAAAAGATTACAGAGAGTTGGGTTTCAGTTGTTGGAGATAACACCACATTAGCAGAAGAGCAACTGTTATTTAAAAGGGTCAGTTAG
- the LOC142622517 gene encoding uncharacterized protein LOC142622517 isoform X3: MIGIYKKIPKHFNFFGQIWCCLQAGDFGEENVELVQSVASLEFAKAAILGNHDAWYTQQFSGKRKDGVQLQLECLGEEHVAYQHLDFPLIKVSIVGGRPFSCGGEQLFRKKLLSARYGVQDMDGSARRICNAALGAPEDHFVILLAHNGPTGLGSNLNDICGKDWVFGGGDHGDPDLEQAISLLKETGKSCVPLVVFGHMHKELAYRKGLRKMIVVGDDNTIYLNGAIVPRVKRLNNEQGTGNRSFMNDKTPVLTPESEGTMRAFTLVEILDGRVEKITESWVSVVGDNTTLAEEQLLFKRVS, translated from the exons ATGATTGGAATCTACAAGAAGATACCAAAGCACTTCAATTTCTTCGG CCAGATCTGGTGCTGTTTACAGGCAG GTGATTTTGGTGAGGAGAATGTTGAACTTGTCCAAAGTGTTGCCAGTCTTGAATTTGCTAAAGCAGCTATTTTGGGAAACCATGATGCCTGGTATACTCAACAGTTTTCTGGAAA GAGGAAGGATGGAGTTCAACTTCAGCTTGAGTG TCTTGGTGAGGAGCATGTAGCTTATCAACATTTAGACTTTCCCTTGATAAAAGTAAGCATTGTTGGTGGACGGCCATTTTCCTGTGGAGGGGAGCAGTTGTTTCGAAAAAAGCTTCTATCTGCAAG ATATGGTGTCCAAGACATGGATGGAAGTGCTAGGAGGATCTGTAATGCTGCTTTGGGCGCACCAGAGGATCATTTTGTCATATTGCTTGCACATAATGGACCCACAG GgcttggttctaatttgaatgatATTTGTGGAAAGGACTGGGTTTTTGGGGGTGGTGACCATGGTGATCCAG ATCTAGAACAGGCAATATCCCTCCTAAAAGAGACTGGCAAATCATGCGTCCCACTGGTCGTGTTTGGTCACATGCATAAGGAGCTGGCATATAGAAAGGGTCTCCGGAAAATGATTGTGGTTGGGGATGACAACACTATATACCTGAATGGGGCTATTGTTCCTAGGGTTAAAAGACTGAATAATGAACAAGGAACTGGAAACAGAAGCTTCATGAATGATAAAACTCCTGTATTGACACCAGAGTCTGAAGGTACAATGCGAGCCTTCACATTAGTGGAGATCTTAGATGGAAGAGTGGAAAAGATTACAGAGAGTTGGGTTTCAGTTGTTGGAGATAACACCACATTAGCAGAAGAGCAACTGTTATTTAAAAGGGTCAGTTAG